The nucleotide sequence CGGCTTATGCAGATTCCGGTATAGAAGTTGCCTTCTATGCTTGGGGAAAAAATGAAGACTTTCTTGTTATAAAGAATTCTATTTTTAAACTTATAGCCGAACTCTTCGAAGAAGCCGAAATAAATATTCCCTTCCCGCAGATGGACGTTTATATCAATCCGGAAAGAACAAAGAAACAGCCCTATTGATTTCTACTCCAAGGGAGCGAAGTACCCTATTTCATCCCGGCCTGATCTTTCCAAAAGCTGAACCTCTACTTCTACGGGTAAAAAAGACCTACCGAAGTCGGTTGACATGGTAGAAGTATATTTCAGCTGGTACATTCCCAAAGGCTTTTCGATAATATCATCAATAAGAGGTTTTAAGCCCCTTTCGGCATAGATGTATGAGGTCTTACCGCCAGTCTTTTTTGCAAGATAGCTCATTTCGGAAGCAGGAGCTCCCTTTTTTAAACTAATCGGATAAAAACGTATATTGTTATTTTTCATGTATGAAGCAAGGTCGTTTAAATTATACTGCTTAAAATTATCCGAATTAGGATCGCTGAAATTCAAAAAAAGAACGGCTCTTTTTTGTTCGGCATTTATCAGCTCCCCGACGGCAAGCCTCAAAGCAAGATCTAATTTCCAGTCGGACGAGGCCGGAGCCTTTATGCGGTTAGGCAGGGTTATCAAATCGGCAGGAGAGAATTTTCCCTCAAGAGCGGGAATAGATGAGGCTGAAATAAGGCTTATCTTTCCCCTGCCCTGCATTGCTTCTGCAATTTCCTTTAAGGCAGCCTCTATTAAGGCCTTTTCCTTTAAGGAATTGGGAGATCTTTCAACAATGACGGCTATATCGCAAGTTTTATTAAGATAGGAAGAACCGGTCAAAGAATAATCGGCAACAGGCCTGTTTCCCTCCGTGATTATAAAGTTATCCTGAGTCAAACCTACAATTTGTTTGCCGTCGCGGTTTTGTACGCTTACTTCAACCAAGACTTCAGGGAATTTATCTGAATAAACTTTTTTTATCAATACAAAAAGGCCGCCTGCAAGTTCATTTATTCTTGAAGTTATTTCTACCGTTTGATTTTTATGGTCTATTAAAAGAAGACTTCCGTTCACATCGGGAACCGCAGCCGTAATCTTTGTAGGAACATTTCCCAGACTCGTCAACTCGCTTACAGTCGAAAAAGCAATATCGATAAGGTAAGCCTTATTCCCTGCAGAAGCAACCAAATTGCCGTTCCATTCCCTAAGGGATTCTATTTGCTTTAAGGTGCCTTCAGGCAGGAGAGATTGAACAAAGTTGCCGGCCGTATCGAAGGTATAAACGGCGCCCTTTATTGCATCGGCAACATAGACAAGCCCGTCGACTACAGCTATCCCCGAAGGAGCCGTAAAGCCCCCGAAAAGACCGCTTTTTTTTCCAAAGGTAAAAAGAGGCTCTCCTGCAGAAGAAAAAACAACAATTCTTGCATTTCCAAAATCGCAAACATAGATATTGCCGTACTCGTCTTCAGCTAAAAACTGAGGGCCTATAAATTCTCCGTTTCCGCGGCCTCTCGCTCCGAAAGATTTTACAAAAGAACCGTTTTTATCGAGGAGAGAAAGCCTGTCGGCGGCAAATTCCGAAACCAAGAGATTTCCGTCCGATAGGGCTATAACATCGAAGGGCCTGTCAAAGCCTTGAATAGGCCCCTTTGTTCTGTCCAAGATAATACCGTTTACGTTAAAATGCAAAAGCTCGTTTGAGCCGTAAGCCGTCATCCAAAAGGAGCCGTCGGAAACAGCCGCTATCGAAAGGGGCTGGCGGAAAAGCTCTACAGTGCCGTTCTTTGAGCTAAAAGAAGAGTTTTCCACATACTTTATGTTATCTGAAGAATAGGGAGTAAGGCTCCTCGATTCTTTTAGAATTTCTATCTTGTTTTTTAAAAGCATTCCGCCGTAACCTGCTGCCTCGGCCAATTCCCACTGAGTCAGAGCTGCACCTTCAACACCTGAGCTGTAATAGGCCTTTCCAAGCCAATCTAAAATTAAAGACTCATCGGGCAGATAAGAAAGAGCTTTTTCGAATAAAAGGATGGCTTCGTTAAAGGTTCCGCGATAATAGGCTTGAACACCCCGCCTAAATTCTTCGGAAGCAACTCTCTTATCCGACGAGGACGGCTTATCGGTAAAATTCTTATCTTGTGAAAAAACAGGAACAGTAAATAAGACTAAGCTTATAAAAACAATTATACGACATTTTCTACCGAATTTCATCCTAAGCCTCCCGTGCATCAGAACTTATCATTTCAAAGTGTTTGAGTATAATCTTATTATCGGGTAATTTTTCTTTAGCTCGAGTAATATAGGATTTAGCTTCCGAAGGGAGGTTCATCTTATGATAGATTAAAGCCATCGAATCCAAATAAGCCGGATTTTCGGGCTGTTTTTCTACGGCTTTTTTGCAGAGGAGCAAGGAGCGTGTCAGATCTCTATCCGTTTCGGCCAAGATATAGGCCAGGCCGTTTAAGGCCGTGCTGTTTTCCGGAGCGGTTTTTAAGGCTTTTTCATAATAGTCGATGGCCTTTTCGGTTTCATGGTGTTCATAATAAACATAAGCCAATGAAGAAAAAACCTGTACCGACTCATAACCGGCTTCGATAAGTTTTGAAAGCTCAAACTCTGCAAGTCTGGTTCGGCCCGTATTTGCATAGATAAAGGCTAATATCAATCTGCATTGATAAACCTTTGCAATATCCTTGCTTGCAGTTACTACCTGCTCAAGATATTCAAGAGCCTGCTCATACTCCGACAAGCGGGAATATATTAGTCCTATATAATAGTTTATTTCGATTTTTATAAGAACATCTTCAGTGCTTACACTTAAAAAGAAAACTAAAGCTTCCTGATAGTCTTTTTTGTTATATAGGTTTATCCCCTCTTTTAATTCGGAATACATGAAACCCTCCCTTTTTCAAATTATACAGAAAAAAAACTTTTTACACAATAGCAGAGAAAAACACTTAAAAATTTACTAATCTTAAAACCCTTATTAAAAGGTTCTTGCAGAGCCTGTAGGCTTAGCCATGTATACCAAAGGTTTAAATCCGAAAATTCTTTCGTAATCTCCAACTTTTTCTATATAAGCTTTTGCATCTTCATCTCTAAGAATAGTATAAGTACAGCCGCCGAATCCCTTTCCCGTCATTCGTGAACACACAAGGTTGGTTACCGAAGGCTCCATAAACTCAAGGGAGCGCTTGACCAGCCAATCCAATTCGGGACAGGAAATCTCGAAGCGGTCTCTAAGCCCGTCATGCGAGCGGTTTAAGATACGTGAAAGCATTATATTATCTTTGCGCTTTAGGGCGTCCACAGCTTCATCAACACTTAAAGATTCTCTTATAATATAGGTAACCCTTCTCCTCACCGACTCGGGGATATCGATTTCTTCAAGCATTTTTTCGGTCAAATGCATCATATTTTTAGGCATATCCGGCTGTTTTTTTACCAGCTCATAGGCCTCTACACATTCATCCAATCTGGACGTCAACTCTTCGCGGGCGATTATGCGGGGTACACGGGAATCCGTTAATATAATGGAATGACCCTCGATTGGAAAAGGATAAATATCCGCAGTTTTTTTTCGATGGTCGGTACGCACACAGTGATTGGATTTTGCAAAAAGAGCACATAAAATATCCGCTCTATGTGCATAAGTATTTAAATGTTGAACATTAGCATGTTCAAGAATATCTACCAAATCGCTTTTGGTAAGTTTTGGGGCAAACATCTTCCTCAATATGAGGGCTGTTGCCGTTTTAAGAGCGTTGGGCGTTCCCAAGCCCGCATCCGCAGGTATTTCGGACAAAATAGTAAAATTTAAGCCGGAAACATGATGTCCGAAGTCGTTAAATGCCGAAATAACGGCCTTAACCGCATTAGCCCATCTGTCTTCCCTCTTATATCTGAGACCTGAATAAGATATTTTCTTCCGCTCATTAAGCGAAATTGAAAACAGCCTAAAGTTATTATCACTGCGCCTGGATGCACAAGCATATAAATAGTGATTAATGCTCATGGAAAGAGTATTTCCTTGTGCAAACCATGTATGTTCACCTAGAAGATGAAACCGCCCCGGAGCGGCAGCACATACTTCAGGTTCATCTCCATATTCGTCAATATGAAATGTAACTATTTTTTGCATAAATATATAATACTCGTTATATTGAAATTTTTCAATAAAAATGATTAAATAGATGTGTAAATATG is from Treponema denticola and encodes:
- a CDS encoding galactokinase, whose amino-acid sequence is MQKIVTFHIDEYGDEPEVCAAAPGRFHLLGEHTWFAQGNTLSMSINHYLYACASRRSDNNFRLFSISLNERKKISYSGLRYKREDRWANAVKAVISAFNDFGHHVSGLNFTILSEIPADAGLGTPNALKTATALILRKMFAPKLTKSDLVDILEHANVQHLNTYAHRADILCALFAKSNHCVRTDHRKKTADIYPFPIEGHSIILTDSRVPRIIAREELTSRLDECVEAYELVKKQPDMPKNMMHLTEKMLEEIDIPESVRRRVTYIIRESLSVDEAVDALKRKDNIMLSRILNRSHDGLRDRFEISCPELDWLVKRSLEFMEPSVTNLVCSRMTGKGFGGCTYTILRDEDAKAYIEKVGDYERIFGFKPLVYMAKPTGSARTF
- a CDS encoding tetratricopeptide repeat protein translates to MYSELKEGINLYNKKDYQEALVFFLSVSTEDVLIKIEINYYIGLIYSRLSEYEQALEYLEQVVTASKDIAKVYQCRLILAFIYANTGRTRLAEFELSKLIEAGYESVQVFSSLAYVYYEHHETEKAIDYYEKALKTAPENSTALNGLAYILAETDRDLTRSLLLCKKAVEKQPENPAYLDSMALIYHKMNLPSEAKSYITRAKEKLPDNKIILKHFEMISSDAREA